Genomic window (Dyadobacter fanqingshengii):
AACACAGGAAAAAAAAGTCCCCTGCCTGAATGTCCGTGATCTGCATATAGTCTGTCTCGTCCGAACGGGAAGCCGTAATTACTTTTGTAATCACATTCCGCTGCGGATGCTGCGTGGCCTGCTCCTCTGTGATCACCCCACTTTCCACCAGCTCATTCACCCATTTATGATCTTTCGTTTGAAAAATGACCTTCCCATTTCGGATCTGGTAAATTCTGCTGTCACCCAGATGCGCCAGTATTGCACCCGTATTATCAAAATATAGCAATGTCAGGGTAGTGGCCATTCCCACTGTATCGGGGTCATTTTTTTCTGTTTTAATAAATGCGTCTCTTGCCGAATCAACCGCTTTTTGAACAAATGTCTTCGAAGCTTCTGATTCACCAATCCCGGAAAAACAGTCGCTGATATGCTTACAAGCCAGAAAGCTTGCCACCTCGCCCTTATGCTCACCCCCAACACCATCACAAACCAAAAAAAGCCGGTCCGAAACTGTGGCGGTTCCGGGAATGGGATAAATGCTATCCTCATTGTTGGAGCGTCCGCCTATTTCGTTAAAACCGGCTGGCTGGTGAATCGATATTTTCATTCCGAAAAAGGCTTTAAAAATCCTGGCATATCTGGGTGCTTTTACTTAATGATCACGGTCGGCGCATAGTCCATATCCTGCACGATCCGGGATGCGTCCTGGGCGCTGGCGACGGTAATCAGTGTTTTTATTACCACTTTGGTCTTTCCCATTTGAATGGTGTCCCCATCTTTGAGATACACCATATCTTTTGGACGCAACGGAGCGGGCTGCGAATTCACGAATGTTCCGTTCGTACTCATTTGCTCCGGGATACCATTGGTCATTTTAACGTCCGACAGAAAAAATTCGTAACTGCCAGTCCTGCTTGGCTTTACTTCCAGAATACAATGGTTGCGACCCATGTAAGGATCGTCCGTCTCAATCATAATGTCGCACGGGCGGCTTACGCTTTTCCTGCCGATAACCTGTTTGCCAATTCGCAAGGGATGTGTTTGCTGGTCCACATTTTCGTCATGGACTACCAGCCAGCCCAATTCCGGCGCACTGGCCGCCTGCCTGCTTGCCACTGGCCTCGGCGGCTGGGACATGGAAGGCGGTGGCGGCACGGCCATTTGTTGCGATGGTGCAGCCGGAGCGGGCATTGGCTGCCGTGCAGGCGGCGGCTGTGCCCCGGCGATCACGGGATTAGGATAACCGCAGTTGGTACATTTGACAATGGGTATAGCGGTGCTGGCTACGGATAGCACGGCGCCGCACTTTCTGCATGCTATTTCCATTTTATTGCCATGTTAAACATTTACTCAGGTATTTTGATACTCGTCCGACTCGTCCGGGGAATTTTTAAAATAAGAATCAAAATCGTCGGTAACCTCATCGTCTTCATTCATCGACAATGCTTCATCATCCGGCAGATCCGGTGTATGAAGCTCTTCCTGGCCTGACGCTTCCGAAAACAACTGGTATTCCGGTGGGCCAACGGTCATTTCCTCCATCGGGGCGGTTTCCTGGAAGTTGATCGTTCCGCTCTCCGAATCGTAAACATAACCTGTCTCGATCTGCCCGTCGTTATCGTGATCCAGACCAACAATCGGGCCCCTATCGTCCGTTAAATAAGTAATTGCATCAACTGTATTGTCATTATTGCTATCCAGGCTTACAACATAGCTATCCCCATATTCTACAATAGAGACGGGCAATGACTCAGACGAATGCCCACTTGTAGACTGATTGAAAAAACCCATATCAGGCCCGACAGGAACAATTTCAAGCTGTGCGATCTCCGCGGCGCTCATTGAAATCGGATCGATTACCGAGGCATAAGTCCTTCCGCTGGAAGCCTCATAATCATACCGCGTATCCAGCAGCCCATCGCCGTCGGTATCCATGAGTACCATAGGAGACTGGCCATTGATACGCGCCATCAGGATTTCTGCCTGTCCGTCTTCGTCTTTATCGATTCCTGTCCAAGTAACTGCTCCCCTTTCCGCCACGATCACATTCTGTTGCTCGGCAACCGGCTCAGCCACTTGCACCACATTTTCCACGTGCGGATCAATGATTGGCTGGGCGCCGTCAAGCCATAATGCTTTCTTGTCCTCCGCAACGGATTCCCACTCTTTGTCGGTGAATGTGCTGTAATAAGTGTCCCGCCAGGCGAAAAGTCCGGCCGGCCCCACTTCCTTTCTGGCAGCATTGAACGCATCAATAAAAGTTTGCTCGTCTTTCGGCGTAGTCGCAACTTCGGGTGTTTCCGGAATGTCGATCAGGGCATGAAGGCCGTCTGGTTTGGAATGCTCGCGGGCTGGTTCATGTGGCCTGGAAGGCGGTCTTGGTGTTGGCGGCGTGTGATGTGCGGGCTCCGGGGCTGCTGGTTTTACAACCGGCTCCGGCGAATCAAGATCCAGTTTTGGTGCATTCAGATTTGCTACGGACGGAATAACTGACGGAGCATCTACATCTTCTTCTGACAAACTCGTGATGACAATGGCTCCCAGGCCTATCGCCAATGCGCCGCCCGCTGCCAGGGTAATTTTTTCCTCTTTTGTCAAAGGCCGAAGCACGGGTTTCTTGATGCTGAAAGCCGGCTTTTGAAAATT
Coding sequences:
- a CDS encoding PP2C family protein-serine/threonine phosphatase: MKISIHQPAGFNEIGGRSNNEDSIYPIPGTATVSDRLFLVCDGVGGEHKGEVASFLACKHISDCFSGIGESEASKTFVQKAVDSARDAFIKTEKNDPDTVGMATTLTLLYFDNTGAILAHLGDSRIYQIRNGKVIFQTKDHKWVNELVESGVITEEQATQHPQRNVITKVITASRSDETDYMQITDIQAGDFFFLCSDGVLEQLYDDLLEYHLRDNPDNHPEPIEILEAIKNECAHKTNDNFSAYLIKIESVEQQKAEEEKVNEKVVNAVIPEPVVPQQAANKPRGVLFGLITFAVIFCSGLIFHFVRSEKQAEKALFESKVNVNGRDTVQVEIPGRAVAEPEIAD
- a CDS encoding FHA domain-containing protein, coding for MEIACRKCGAVLSVASTAIPIVKCTNCGYPNPVIAGAQPPPARQPMPAPAAPSQQMAVPPPPSMSQPPRPVASRQAASAPELGWLVVHDENVDQQTHPLRIGKQVIGRKSVSRPCDIMIETDDPYMGRNHCILEVKPSRTGSYEFFLSDVKMTNGIPEQMSTNGTFVNSQPAPLRPKDMVYLKDGDTIQMGKTKVVIKTLITVASAQDASRIVQDMDYAPTVIIK